Sequence from the Nocardia cyriacigeorgica GUH-2 genome:
GTCTTTCGAGATCGAGCGAGGCGGCCGTAGCCTCGGGCTCGCGCCGCGTCCGCGCCGACGTGGCGGCGAACGCCCCCGCGATGACGACCACACCACCGATGAGGCTTGCGGCTGTGGGGGTTTCGTCGAGGAAGGCCCAGCTGGCGGCGATGCCGACCACCGGAACCAGCAGCGAGAACGGGGCGACGGCGCCGGCGGGGTGGCGGCTCATCAGGTAGGTCCACAGGCCGGAGCCGACGACGGTGGCGAGCAGGGCGATGTAGGCGAGGGCGGCCAGGGCGGGCCAGCCGGTGGGGGAGAAGGTGGCGGCCAGGTCGTGGAAACCGGTGGTGGGGCCTTCGAAAGCAGCGGAGAGGGCGTAGAGGGGGAGGACGGGGACGACCGCGATCCACAGGGTGAGGTGCAGCGGGTTGACGCCGGGCGATTCCTGTCCGGCGCGGCGGGCGCCGATATTGCCCAGCGCCCAGCCGAAGCCGCCGGCCAGCGTCAGCAGCACGGGGATCAGGCTGGCGTGGGCGAAGCGGTCCCAGCCGATGATCGCCATGCCGGCGACCGCCGTCATCAGCCCGGCCACCTGGATCGGGCGGATGCGTTCGGACAGTAGGAGCGCACCGAGGGCAACGGTGAACGGCGCCGAGGATTGCAGCACCAGCGAGGCCAATCCCGTCGGCATGCCCACGCGCATGGCGGTGAACAGGAAGGCGAACTGCAACATGCCGAAACCGAGGCCGTACAACAGGATCCACCGCCAGCGCACATCCGGGCGCGGGATGAACAGCAGGACCGGGACCGCGATGACGGCGAAGCGCAGCGAGGCGAAGAAGAACGGCGGCAGATGGTCGAGCCCGATGCGGATGGCAAGGAAGTTCAGGCCCCAGAGCAGGACGACGGTCAGTCCGAGTAGGCGGTCGCGGGTGGTCACGCACTCCAGGATGGCGGCGGTGAATGCTCAGAACAATCGAATTGATCTGCACTATCTGTGTAGCATTGCTTAATGGATTCCGTGGGTTCGCCGATGTCGCTGGAGCGGCTGCGGGTGTTGCGGGAGTTCGCCGACCGGGGCACCGTCGCGGCGACGGCGACGGCACTGTCGATGACGCCGTCGGCGGTATCGCAGCAATTGAAGGTGCTCGCCCGCGAGGCCGGCGTCGCGCTGCTCGAGCCGGACGGGCGCCGGGTGCGGCTCACCGATGCCGGGCACGCGCTGGTGGTGCGCGCCGACGAAGTGCTCGCCGCCATGGATCGCGCGGTGGCCGAGATGGCGCACTACCGCGGTTCGCCGCGCGGGCGAGTGCGGGTCGCGGTGTTCCCGTCCGGCGGGGCGCTGCTGCTGCCTCGGGTGCTGCCCGCGCTCGCCGACAGCGGGGTCGAGGTCGTCGCGCGTGACGAAGACGTGCCGCCGTCGGAAACCCATCGTCTGCTGGCCGACTACGACATCGTCCTCACCCATCGCGACGAACGCGCCGCGCCGCTGGCCGGCCCGCGCATCGCCTCGCGAGTGCTGATGCGCGAACCCATCGACGTGGTCGTCGCGCCGACGCATCGGCTGGCCGGCCGCGAGTCGGTCACCCCGGCCGAGCTGGCGGATGAGAGCTGGCTGAGCGTGCGCGGCGGCTTCCCGGTCGACGATGTGCTGCGCTCGATCGCCACCGTCACCGGTGTCGAACCGCGAATAACGCAGCGCCTCAACGAGTTCCGCATGATCGAAGTACTGGTGGCAACCGGCTACGGCGTCGCGCTGATGCCGCGCCACGC
This genomic interval carries:
- a CDS encoding EamA family transporter, whose protein sequence is MTTRDRLLGLTVVLLWGLNFLAIRIGLDHLPPFFFASLRFAVIAVPVLLFIPRPDVRWRWILLYGLGFGMLQFAFLFTAMRVGMPTGLASLVLQSSAPFTVALGALLLSERIRPIQVAGLMTAVAGMAIIGWDRFAHASLIPVLLTLAGGFGWALGNIGARRAGQESPGVNPLHLTLWIAVVPVLPLYALSAAFEGPTTGFHDLAATFSPTGWPALAALAYIALLATVVGSGLWTYLMSRHPAGAVAPFSLLVPVVGIAASWAFLDETPTAASLIGGVVVIAGAFAATSARTRREPEATAASLDLERPEPAPSRA
- a CDS encoding LysR family transcriptional regulator, producing MSLERLRVLREFADRGTVAATATALSMTPSAVSQQLKVLAREAGVALLEPDGRRVRLTDAGHALVVRADEVLAAMDRAVAEMAHYRGSPRGRVRVAVFPSGGALLLPRVLPALADSGVEVVARDEDVPPSETHRLLADYDIVLTHRDERAAPLAGPRIASRVLMREPIDVVVAPTHRLAGRESVTPAELADESWLSVRGGFPVDDVLRSIATVTGVEPRITQRLNEFRMIEVLVATGYGVALMPRHAVTHPELSVLRLSGVRAARLYELATRPRVDARPAIATVLDAFIAAAAAIPD